A window of Geotrypetes seraphini chromosome 16, aGeoSer1.1, whole genome shotgun sequence genomic DNA:
ATATGGTGGTAAACTCACTCAAGGGAAGAGGCGTGTAGTTCTGCTCTACAAAACTGTGAAGGGAAAACAGCAAAGCATGTGCACTTAAGGAGGGAAATcttcaaaaataattaaaaaaaggaacTGGAGGAAGTCCCAAAACTACAACTAAAGGGCATACAGAAGGTCTCTTTCTGCTTTGTTTCATTTGAGCAAGACGAGACACTATTTGGTCCTCCttccactaaattaaaaaaaaacaaaaaacaacaaaataataaaatagaaaataaccgCCATTGAAATATTTATCCCATCTCTCCTTAAAAGGAGAAAACCAGTCCTGTGTTTCACACACACAAGTCCATCTGTCTTTGGCAGCAGCCGATCCTTTTCCTCCAGATACCGTCTGTACATGTGGTGGACAAGAGGTCAGATAAAGCCCAGTCTATATTTACTCATACGCAGCAATAAGTACCATCATCCCCACCCCAAAGAGCATCCCCAGGATCTCCAGCAGGGACTGGAAGGGCCTGGAGTCCTGCAGCAGCTCTGGTATCACCGCAACCGTAGCCACGTAAATGAATCCGCCAGCCGTGAAGGGCAGAATCCAGGCTGTGGCGGCTTCTCCAATGCCTTCCGCCAAGAGAGAACTGGTTGTACCAGCTAGCGCCCCCACAGCAGTGATCAGCTGCAGGAACATGGCCTGAAGGGAGAGGAAATGACACTTATCATCCTTATAAAATTATTGATAGCACAAGTCAATTATGGTATCCCAacagttttttattttaatttagtaTCTGTTCTTACTACTTGATGAAATATAATCAAAATGTATTTATGTACCCTCAATATTCAGTCTGTAATGGTCAGTGAACTTAAAAGGGGCTGACCGCTGTGGCCTGAATCCAACCCagttattcaatgccaggcctaaTCTGGGCATTGAGTACCCAGGTCTCTAGTGGTTGCAGGAAGCTACCTAGGTGTTGGCAGATTTCAGACTGGTTCCTGGAGAAAGTTAGGGCAGCCTTTTTTTCCTGTTAACAGAGTACAGTCTGTTCTCATTATTCGTCTGTGAAAATGTTTGCAAACCGTGATTGTCGCACATAATAAAATGTagagtctatgggaaaatagaggttagtgCTTGGCCTTGAGGTGCTTAAAATTGTGTCACCCAGTGACACAATTGTCCCCCCCACCAATGTTTTTGCtttaaacactttttttttattaagcagCAGTTAGAAAACAGCTAACCAGTTCTAAAACGATGGTCCAGACATTTGAAATAGTCTTCTTACCCATTATATTAAACTTTCCTAACTCATAATTGAGCTCCCAAACCCACAATTCCCAATGTCTCGCAAAATCCCTTCAGGTGTAAGCTGATGTGATGCTGAAGCAGGACCTCAGATAACTTATCATATTCCCCCAAATGCCTGGACCCAACACCTCCTAATGTTTGTTTaggggttttgttttgggttttttttggagcTTTATTATTCTGTGGTCTTACTGTTTGTCTATGTTGGTTTTAAGCTTGTGTGTAACCTGCTTTGGACTTTTCTAGGAACTAGAAGTAAATAACAAATTGAATTACAGAGAGAAGATGCCCTCAGGGCAGTGATCGGTTGCAACAGCTAAAGGGGAGGAAGAATGGAATAGCGAATAAGAAAATGAAAACATGAAGAACAAAGACCTTTCTGTATCTTTAGAAGCACCATATTTGCCGGAATATTTGCCTGTTCAGTGTCCCCTCCCCTATAAGGCTCtgactgcacccagccccctccctgccaggcactgctcaAAATCCCCTTCTCTCCCAGActttccaccctgtcccccctccctgccctgtctgtcCTACCTCCTCTACCgatggaatccctggtggtccagcgggtaGGAGCCAGCTTAcagcgctcctgccccgctgctaacccctttggtggtggctgctgcgagATCGGGTTTCTTCAGTCGCTGAGGGGCACTGAGCAGGAGTGCGCTTTGGTGCTCCTGCTTGGCGCTGAGCGGCTTTCTACctggctcccgcgaattctcGCGATTTGccagtcaggaagccgctcaATGCCAAGCAGGAGTGCGATGtcactcagcggctgaagaaacccgaTCTCGCGGCAGCCACCACCGACTggattagcagcggggcaggagcgtggaaagctcgttCATGCCTGctgcaccactggaccaccatggATCCCAGTGGCAGAGGAGGTAGGACGGACAGGGTGCAGATTATCGGCATATAAGACACACCCCTTATTTGAAGTttattttgaggggaaaaaagtgGTCCATACAGAAATTAGGAACAAGAGCAACAACGGACTGGCAAGCTAccaagacagacagactgacctTCCTCTTGCTGCATCCCGACTGTACCAGAATGGCAAAATCTCCAATCTCGTGCGGCACCTCATGCAGGAGAATGGTGGCAGTTGTGATGATGCCCACGTTGGTGCTCACCAGAAAGGAGGCGCCAATAGCCAGCCCGTCTGTGAAGTTGTGGGTGAAGTCTGCCGCCAAGTTCAGGTACCCGGAGACCTTCATGTCTGCAACCGGAAAGGGGACAAGAAGAAGTTAGAGAAAACCTGTCTGAGGCATCAAGTGAACGTTTTAAGGTTCCAAAGTCACCCACCTTCAGTGGCAAAATCACCACAAAATGCGTGCTTtggtactaaaaaaaaaataaaaccgcCCATGTGTACCTCAGCCAGCAACCAGGAAACAAACTTTTCATACTATGTCACCTAATAAGCCACTAAGATTAGAACCACGGTTTCAACAATTCCACACCAAAACAAATCACCAACAAACTGTGTCCTAAACGATCAGCTCAAGAAACACACCAGCAAACCATCTTTACTTGATCATCCTAGCATGATACCAGTAACTccagaaaataaaatcatgccACAAAAACCATACACAGTCACATAGTAACATCACAAATGAGATGGGCCAGTTTGGTCCTTGTTTGCCATCAATTTTAGGTACATGGGCACATAAATTCAAAAATATAATTGCCCTTCATTTTGctgggttgttggggttttttttttttttaacatctcccCCCCTTCCTCTGCACTCCATATCTGGTccgagtttcaagttttattataatttgatgaaaccgcttattcaaaatttactaagcgaattacaataaaataaacataaatttagacatactatttaaaatttgcatataataggcTAGACCGACAAACTTACAGACAAAATTGATGCACAAGGAGTGAAGGgataaagttacaaaattagcgctttgaagaagaaaaagagaaccATGAATGGAAAGGACACAAGGGAGGGCAAAGTGTATCTTTCGGGGGCCACTACTTCACTGCTTAAATAtgaattaaagattaaaagcatctttaaccctttcaggaccaagggacatatttgtcccataactttaaaatcctataaattttgattgggatagtctacagttctaaatttgatatgtacggattccatatgatactgcctttatgtaaacaaactggttccgacattcattcattagcgtcgttgccagattgacgagaagattcacttgccacacagtccataagccagaagtttgatttttttttaaaaaaataatgatatttcacaaaaaaaatcaattttttggcatctgcaagccctttttaccataaaaatgtcgtcaaaaccacaaaaattggcctacgatccttatggtcctgaaagggttaaaaagaaagctttttaagttatttttcaAACGACTAAGgtccttttcctctcttatatattggggtaaagtgttccagagttgggaggccatcactgaaaacatatcatggcgTCTGGTTCCGATCACTTTCAAAGACTATTTAAGAGCTTTTGAGCTGTAGAACGGAGCAAACGTGGTGTATCGTAAGGAATAAGCATTCTATTAATAAACTGCAGTTCGTTGGTGGACAGAGTTTTAAATACCATTAAATATTTTGGCTTTCACTACCACTGTTATTTTCAACTTTGAGTCTTTTAAGAGAGTTAACCCCAACACTCAGGCACCCCATCCATGcctcagggccacattttgaaagAATTCCTCACTGCCACCATGATTAACGAGGCTGCTGTCCAAAGAAATCCATCCTCCCCACACTCTTAATGCTTTAACAATGACCCCACCACGGAGGTTACCTTTGGGGATGCTGTGCAGTTCGTGACATAATGTCTGTAGCGGACATGGTGAGGTACTTTATTGAACAACTTAGCACCATGGATTGAACGACTGAGATTAAAGCTATATTACCAAGATTTAGGTCTGTGAGGACTCATGAGTATATGATGGCTTAATAAGGATTTATGCCATTGGTCAAGATGTTATGATGTGATTTAATAATGTTATGATTATTTCATGGTTTTCGTTTTAGCTTGTAGTTTCTTGTTTAACAGCATTATTTTATGATTATGTTTGATTTTATGAATGCTGCTTTGCAATCTGCCTTTATTTCAATTCCACCTTAACAATAAACCTTGAAACTCCACAAACTCCCATCCTGACTGCGTTTGAAGAAATCTGAAGGCATAATAGCTTATCTTAGGAAATTGCATTGGCTTTTTGTTGGAAGCGagaattcttttcaaatttgcttgtatcacTTAtaagactcggggggggggggggggttattttaccaAGGCACGCTAAATGCCAACGTGCCCACAGaatataaaaggacccctctatgTGGAAATATACGTTACATGTTGAAACATTTCAGACTTTCAGGTAATGAATGGCGTACATGTGGTTGTTCTTTGTTCTCTTTTCCATCCTTAAAAAGGATACAAGATTTCTTGAAAGAACTctatctttccaagctggcaaatggagaAAAACATTAAGTGGTTTGATTGCGGCTTCTAATTCCTACCAAACCTTTaggaaaaatgttaaaacttatctttttgacgAATTTTTCATGCTATTGCTGTACTATCGCTGTTTTTGTCCAGCTTTTCATTATgttaaaccgcacagaactgagaggtactgcgatataaaaataaaatttattattattattatgactccAGAATGCCTTACCAGATCCCACTGTCTGTGCTGGCTTTCTCTgaattttcttttttggtttttcAGGGgcatttcctttctttctctgtctgacgCCCTCTTTATTCTCCGTCttttcatctctctcttcttcctcctcttcagagctCACCTTTGCAGCTAGAACAGCAAACAGAAGTTGGTTTCACTTGTGAATGGTGAAGGCCGGTTCTATCGAATGCCAGCAGAGTGGTCATTACTTCTGTTGTACGTACCAGGGGAGTGAATGTGGCTATGTCCGTGTCCTCCTTTTACATGGCGCACAAACTTCTCTACGATCAGAAATGCCACAATCCCAGCGAGGACCCAGAGTCCCACTAACAtcatttgaaaatggtcatgacctgtacaaaaagagaaaaatataatCACACAATGTTTTTACACTTCTGAAAAAAAATAGCGATTCCCATCAACTGGTTGGCTGGAAGGAGCCAATCATTTCGGTCCTTACCTCCATGTGAGTGACCGTGTCCGTGTGCCTTCTCCTCAGAATGAGATTGGCCAACTTTCTCTTCCTGATGGGCGTGGGGCTCTAGGAGAGAGATGAGAGCCCATCAAATCACAGGACTGGCGAAGGTTTTCCTGAAGGATCAGAGTTGGACACTCAGTCAGGATGAGTGTTCCCAACACAGGAAATACTTACAGAGTATCTAGATCCTACTGCAGAATCCAATTTAAAAGAGGTATCTGGAGATGGAAGTTTTAAACTGTGACCCAAGAAAGACTCACCAAGAGCATGTGGGATCAGGTGCAAGAAGGCATCTCCCAAGAGTCCACCAGAGGCAAAGCTAAGGAGAAGTTTGAGTAAGGACTGGTGCTTGGACGTATTTGATTCCACAGGGATGAGGAAGAGGATGAGAAAGGGAGCTGCGCTTATCAGTAACGTGGCACCAATTGCCTGCAAACAGAAAACAAACCTAAGGTTATAATGAGCCTATTATGGCTGCCCCAGTGGTTCAGTGGCAGTTTTGTGTACTGACATGTGGAAGGTTCCCATTTCAAACCTTAAGTCAAATCTTTTGCTGTTTTGGTCAGTTAGAGTGGGAATGGTTTGGAGACAATATTTACAGTGCCCAAacagatgaaaggagaaagagtaCATCAAGCTTCAGTAAACTTGACTGCTAAGTGTCACATCTAGAGGCTGGATTTAAAGCCCATGATTCCAGAGGAGTTCTGAGTCTCTGGCTTAGGGCCAACACTACAATGGGGTGGAGGAAGTTTAAAATAGAGTAAAACTCCTGGGACGAATGTGAATGAAAGTGTGTAGTGTCAAATCCCAGCTCtagaattttattaaaataaataaggaAATAAATATTAAGAAGTGTAAAAAAAATGTCTACTCAAGAAAGAGAGAATGGATACAGACATGGGTCCACAACTCCATAGGGTCCAATTTCTCCCTCTTGGTCTGCTGCTGAGGTTGGAAGCTGTCCTCAACTCTGGATGCCTCCTGCCTCATGCTCTCTAAATTTGCTTCTTTTGAGTATTTGTGTGCAGGTGCATGGTGGGAATGGCTGTGCGCATGGTGATGATTTTCATGGGAATGTCCGTGGTGGGAATGTGCATGTCCATGGTGAAGATCCTCATGGGAATGTCCGTGTCCATGGTGGGAATGTCCATGTCCTTGGTGCAGATCCTCATGTGAATGGCCGTGTCCGTGGTGAAGATCGTCATGTGAATGGCCATGACCGAAGACCTGCCATATCAGCAAAAACGACAGCAGCACGATTCTAAAGCAGAGTCCTGCTCTGCCTTGTGTCCCGGTTGCTAGTCCCATTTTCTGAGGGGAAAGAATGCAAGAGCATGGTTATTGTACAAACAATCAGGGGCATGGGAAGAGGTACTTACAGTAGcttgcaaaaagaaaacaatctCTGCTAGCAGAGAAGGGGCTTTGTTTCTTCTCATAAGTTTTGCTTGGGTCAGCAGCCAACTCGGCAGAATATTTCCCAATCAGTATATGTATATGACAGTTTATGACAGCTGGCAAATGTATTAAGAAATGTCTTTAGATTGTtaatactgatttattagagcaggGGGATAAAAAGGGGTTTTTCCTTCTTTGAAGTCTGGTTTCTTCACCTTTGGTATTATCCAAAGGACTTATTATGCTTCACCTGCATCATGCCAGGACTTTGTTAGTGTGTTTTCCTTTATACCAGAGTTTTCCGTgattttccccttcctctcatcccctcttcaaagccccaGGTGGCTTTGACATCCGGGCAGAAGGTAGACTGTGTCAGTGGTTGTGAAGCACAGGCATAGGGCCAAGTACTTGAAATTGTGTATGGTAAAAACTAAAAGGACAAATGGCTAACCCAACCCAAGTTAAACTACAAGGACAATCGTTACAGCATGACTCAGAAAGCATAAGAAATCAAACAATTATTACAATAAAGAAATCTCACAAAAACATATGCCATAGGTGGAAAATATATAtgtttaaacattttaaaatactttgcttttatggcttcatcctgttatgagtgtactattatcaaaaagggataaAAGGATCAATTAAtaagttagattatttccatgccCTTCCAAATTATCCCcctgctctaataaatcagtattaACAATCTAAAGACATTTCTTAATACATTTGCCAGCTGTCATAAACTGTCATATACTGATTGGCTGCTGACCTAAGCGAAACTTATGAGAAGAAACAAACAAGCAATACTTAACTCTTTTGCATGGCAACAGAGCCTCACACCTGTTATGATGAACACATCTCCTGGTCAAGAATAGAATTCTAAAGAAAATTATTTAGCAAGAGTAtcttgcaggcaggcaggcagggcttgGAATTGCTGATGTGGTAGGATTAAAAGGACATATGCGGGAAAAAGAtagattttctggtaaacaggacatGCGTATGATgtgacacagatattatgaaccaattaatgaattaacaaatgtaatgacgtgtaagaaataaccaataaagatttatcatgtgatttagaccaacgtggtgctggccaccaagaaatgtataaaatcaggcctttaagaggaaggaagcagaacagacatcaaagcatcctcaggcctgaagatcacattctgttattctatatgctgaatgattgattcttgtaagctgttactgatttgttaataaatatacttattgattgataccagtatatagagtgtgaggtctctatctcggggtaggcctagacagctctctttgcagtggttcccaaacctgtcctgggggacccccagccagtcaggttttcaagatatccctaatgaatatgcatgagagagatttgcacatcatggaagtgacaggtatgcaaatctctctcatgcatattcattagggatatcttgaaaacctgactggctgggggtcccccaggacaggtttgggaaccactgcagttTACAGAGTTCCTTCCTCATCTTTATCCCCATTGTCCTCAATATTTGCTCTCCAAGGACACCCCCCCTTTTGAAAGTTTGCCCCCCATTTCTGCCCCAGTGTATGCACGGACTTATAGCTTTGATTATCTTCAGGAAATCAAGGAGATAAAATCAGACGTGGAAAATCACGATTAGATCAGCCTGTTCGGCTGCTTGAATCacatatccttcccctctttcatCCCTAGACtgctttcccctttccctccctcccccctggtTCTTTTCCCTCCTCACCCCCAGCTCTCTCCCGTCTCTTTGCTGcgtctcttcctcttcctcccgtCACAATACCTGCACAGCACAGCTCTACGTGGCTCACGCAGCGCCTCCCCGGTAATCTCGCGAGAAcgcgtcaaaaaaaaaaaaaccctcgcgAACTTAAGGGGACGCAGCGTGTCCTAACCCCTTCTGCGGGGCGGAAGTCATCGAGAGAGGCGAGGACGGGACTTTTCCGCCCCTCACAAACAAAAACCTGGGACACTGTTAATATAAGAAGATAAACATGGACCATTTAGCAGCATTTTTTGGAATgtaataaggatttttttttttagctaagtAAGCTTCGTAGCGATATGCTGAATAAAATACAGTATGTGCAAAGTTGGAATTTAGTTTAACAAATCGCTACGAAACTTgcccagctaaaaaaaaaaaaaatctttattacatcGCCAAAATGCTAATCAATTTTTATCTTCCTGTATCTGACTTAActttcctcctctctatggcagcCGCGAGTCGCGCGGCCGTTTCCGGGGGGCGCGCCGCCCGCGGTGCTCCCTGGGACGGCCTCGGTCCTCCCGCCCTCCGCGCGCAGCTCCCTGGgataggtggtggtggtggttgcagGCGGCGGAAGGCTGCGGCCTGTCGGGCGACccgggggcggggagggggggaagtcgCAGGAGAACCAGCACCGAGACGGCGGAAGCGGCGTCACTTCCCGGGCCGGCGCGCGCGAGAGGGGGCTGCCTCGCGCTCACCCGCGACGGCGGCGGCGGGGtgagcagggggaggggaggtggcgCTACCGGAGTTCCTTCCCGGGATGGGAGACAGCCGGGGTAAGAGACGGAGGGAATCTGGCTGCAGCGGAATGCGCGTGCGCACACACTGCGCGCATTTTACGCGTGCAAGACAGGCGCACGTGCTGTGCGTACACATATGCTGTGTGTCCCCCCTTGCATAGACACACTTATGCTATGTATGTCCGGCAGTGTCACCTTGCCTAATGCCATATGGGTAAAAAGAAATGTATGCAAAATGTAGATTGTAGCAATGGTGC
This region includes:
- the SLC39A7 gene encoding zinc transporter SLC39A7, which produces MGLATGTQGRAGLCFRIVLLSFLLIWQVFGHGHSHDDLHHGHGHSHEDLHQGHGHSHHGHGHSHEDLHHGHAHSHHGHSHENHHHAHSHSHHAPAHKYSKEANLESMRQEASRVEDSFQPQQQTKREKLDPMELWTHAIGATLLISAAPFLILFLIPVESNTSKHQSLLKLLLSFASGGLLGDAFLHLIPHALEPHAHQEEKVGQSHSEEKAHGHGHSHGGHDHFQMMLVGLWVLAGIVAFLIVEKFVRHVKGGHGHSHIHSPAAKVSSEEEEEERDEKTENKEGVRQRKKGNAPEKPKKKIQRKPAQTVGSDMKVSGYLNLAADFTHNFTDGLAIGASFLVSTNVGIITTATILLHEVPHEIGDFAILVQSGCSKRKAMFLQLITAVGALAGTTSSLLAEGIGEAATAWILPFTAGGFIYVATVAVIPELLQDSRPFQSLLEILGMLFGVGMMVLIAAYE